Genomic DNA from Eptesicus fuscus isolate TK198812 chromosome 18, DD_ASM_mEF_20220401, whole genome shotgun sequence:
gcagtgatgggcaaccttttgagcttggtgtgaaacttcgccaaaaaactgagcataactcggatagtgtgtcactttgaggaaaaaacattattttgcaaatgtttcatcctcaggagcagcaaatgtttcatcctcggcatgcggccgcgtgtcatcagaaatggctacgcgtgtcagtgctgacacgcgtgtcataggttcgccatcactggcctagagttttcttcccttttttcttggCCCTATTGAGGCCCTTGGGAAGCCATCTTTTGATCCCATCACACCCTACATGCTCCCAGGCTGTTTAATTCCTTCCTCAGTAGTCACACAACTTTCCGCGCCTCTCTGTCTGTACACTTACACTGAGGAGCACCACAGTCGATTGGCATTGATGGAGGCTGGGTTTAAGTTCTGGCTCTAGCACTTAATGGCAAGGTCTTGAGCAGGCTCCAGGAGCCTCATTTATAAAAGTGGGATAGCAGTGCCCATTTTGTGGGTTGCTACAAGCATTCCTGAAAATGTATGTAATTCTGGCCTATAGGAGACAACGCTATAAATGAAagcaactattattatttttattattattaataatatcatTACATTCATTACTTTTTTCCTGTTGCTTCCTCCACTAGACTTTGAGTACCTTTTTGGCAGAAACTGTATCTTCATCATCGTGAATATtcagtaaattttaaatgaaggaatgaatcaATAAATGGATATCATAAGTATTAGCATTATGTGTTGAGATAGACATTGTGTtaatcatttcttatttttagctTTTCTATTTAGAGGTTTTGTTggcttgtcattttttttcccatttatttgctGAAATCATTTTAACAGAAACTGGTAGCTCTGAGACCAAGAAACCTGCATTTATGGATGAAGAAGTGCAGAGCATCCTCACCAAGATGACAGGCTTGAATCTGCAGAAGACTTTTAAGCCAGCTATACAAGCGCTGAAGCCCCCAGCCTACAAGCTCATGACTCAGGAGCAGCTGGAAGAGGTACATGAGTGCAGGAACATTGGTAGAACACCTCTCTCCAAAGGGCTAAAGGATACTTCAGGACCCCTCCAGATGCTGATACTTGCTCTTCCACAGGCACTAACGAGGGGGGAATTCCCGgcacagaacagaacagaaatctGAGCCAGCAGGTGGGGGATCAGGAAACATGGCCAAAATTAGGCAGACTGGGCGTGTGGGTCAGGCATCTGGGTGTTCAAGCAGAGCTGCCTCTGCTCCAAAACCAGCCTGAGCATTCTTCCTCTGTGCTGCCTGCTCCAGCTTCCTTCCTGGGGAAATAATTGTGAACTGCTTTGAGGCTGAAACTTGGGTGTGATTATGAATAGCATCCTACTCAGGCAGCAGGGTCCTCCTGGAGTCCTGGGTATTGAGAACTTTGTGGAAAAAGGCTTTGATGTATGAATACGTGAAGCATAATCACTCTTCTTTCTAATTCAAAAGTAATTTATAATCATAGCATAAATTCAAATACCCAGTGGCATGTCACACGAAGAGGGACAGTTCCCCTTCACCTGAGAGGCAACATTGTTAACAGTTAACAGTGGAGCAGTGCGGTCAGCGGTTAAGACTGTGGACTCTGGGGTTGAGTTGCCTCGGTTCAAATCCCAGTGCTGCAACGTCCTAGCAATTTTCTTAACATTTGTGTGCCTCTGTTTTCTTGCTCATAAAATGAGGTAACGATAGCACCATAACGTAGTTGTGGGCCAGATACATTCAGAGTATTTGAACAatatctggcacatagcaagcacCCAATAAATGAGATGCTTTGTCCTATTTCAAGCAGCTTTTgtggcctggctctgcctccgCATTCCTTTGCTGTTCACAGCAGCGGTTGCCAgccagtggtccgtgaggtccgaaaggttggcgaccgccggTTTAGTGAATGGTTGACCTGTAGCTGGTTCTCTCAGCCATTCCACAGAAGCAGAGCCAGGGCCCCGGAGTCCACTCACTAATTCATGGCTCTGGCTTCTTCTCTTTGCAGTCCTTAGCGTTTTTGATTAGTGTCCGCATTTGTCAGGTGATCCTTTTGTCTGTAGGCAAGTGGCTTtccttaagaaatattttatttcattaggcTACAAGAAAGGCAGTTGAGGCAGCTAAAGTACGATTAAAAATGCCACCGGTTCTGGAAGAGCGTAAGCCAATAAATGACGTGTTAGCTGAAGATAAGATTTTGGAAGGAACAGAAACAGCCAAATATGTGTTTACCGATATAACATATAGCATACCACACCGGGTGAGTATATGTctcataaagaaattatttttgtttgaaataCTATGTGGAGATGGGACTGAGGGACAAGGGTCAACACCATGTGACCCAGCTGTTTGAATCTTCCAAACCAGAATTTCTGTGACTGGGGAGAACCTTCCGGAAGATACAGCTTAAGGAAGAAGAGGAATGCAGACCAGCCCCACATCATGTTACCATTCCCCTACAAATTACAAACACAGTATATTCCAGGTTGATTTCCAGGAAGGAGACAGGTGTGCTGAGACAGAACCAGGGACAAAAGTCTTCAAGGCAATGGGAGAAGGGAGATTCTTTCTGTCCAGGTTAGACTGGCTTCCTTAGCTGACGCTGTTTGAAGAGAGAGAGTGTTTCTTTCTTAAGCACTTGATGCCAGAAACCCAGACTGCCCAAAGggttttcatttttcagaattCGCAGTAAGAATGGCATATCTCCCCAGATAATTCCCAGACACTacttcttattgtttttattcttcctcctcttccctcagcTGTCAAATCCAAAAGGAGACCCTGGTACTTACATCAGTTTTGCCTTTGAGCCTTTTCACATAAAGAGTAAAAGGAGTAATTTACAATTCAGCCCACAAAATGCAGCAGAGGATTACATAATGCGAGGGTTGGGAAAGGGCTACCCATATTAGCCTCTTCGTCAGACACGGTCGTGGTTAGAAGACATGATTTGACAATGTCGATGTTTGTCCGTGAACCACCATATACCTGATCTATACACATCACAGTttcattttaattacaatttttGCTTTgggtgctttaaaattttttgcagTGCTACGAAGACTCGTTTGTgggagcattctttttttttttaaatatattttattgattttttacagagaggaagggagagggatagagagttagaaacatcattgagagagaaacatcggtcagctgcctcctgcacacccctactggggatgtgcccgcaaccaaggtacatgcccttatctggaatagaatctgggacctttcagtccgcaggccgacgctctatccactgagccaaaacagttagggctGTGGGAGCATTCTGTAACctgaaagggaaaaaggaactTGGAATTCAAATTACCAAAATAATTTTGAGGAATAATTGTTATTTTGACAtctgctatttttttctatttctagtgCTTGATGAAAGTTTTAATTATCCTCAACACATGTTCAGATACTCTTTTTCTGACTCTGAAAAGATGAGTCAGTACCATCTGGTTAATTTGATTAGATATGTATCAATTTTCTGCTATATGCAGAGCTCTGTGTAAGTCACTCTGGGTGTTGCAAAGAATTATAATCACAATCCCTGCccttttctagctctctagcAATATTAACAATGTCTGAGAGGTGTTAAGAATCTTGCACAGGATACACTGTCAGTTGAGTGGCGCAGAGCTTAGTGGAATTCAGAGAACAAAGTGATCCCATGGTCTGGGACTTGGCAGTTGGAAGAGTGGAAAGCCCAGAGGCAGGTGAACCAGTCAGTTGGACACATCTTTGGGTTTCTTTTTATTCCCAGGACTTTCAACGTAGATCCTAAATTAGGAAAGTCTGTTTAAGTGAGACTTTGGCATGGGGAAATGAAACAATTTGAAAGGGTTTCATAGCACTTTTTTAATCTGAAATGCATTTAGATGAATCTCAAATCAGAAATTTTTAGTTGAAGCATTTTATGTATTGGACTCACTTTAGGACCATGGTTGGCACTTAGTAATACTTTCATTTTAGGTTTCTGATTGTCAGAGGCCCAGCAGTAATTAGTGGAGGAAGTATCAAATCTTACCCAAGTCTTTGAGGTTTGAAATTATCATTGAAATATGCACGATTGCATTTCTTATTTCCCAGCTGTACCTTATATTGCTGTTTGCACATTATTCACATAATGGTATTTATAGTGGGACCCTAGAACTGAAAATAAATCCTCATAAACTCATCCTTGATTATCTTTTCTATTTCAGGAGCGTTTTATTGTCGTCAGAGAACCAAGTGGCACACTGCGCAAAGCCTCTTGGGAAGAACGGGACCGGATGATACAAGTTTATTTCCCCAAGGAAGGTCGGAAAACTTTAACACCAATAATTTTCAAGGAAGAAAATCTTAAGGTAAGACGACTTGGTTTCAGAGTCAGTGGTGACGGTTTCTTTGCTGAAATAGTTGACTCTGGTGCTGCTGGGCATTTTGCTTTGATAAACATTTCCAATGCTTATGGCTGGGATTCAAGTGCAGATGTGATGGTCACAAAGCCTGTGTTATTTCTGGATACCTCTTGATGGGCACAGATGTGCCTGTATGTGGATGGGCAAGCCTGTCATGGCGTCAGGCTAAGTGTTGAACTTCCATGTTCTTCTCATCTAATTCCAACTCTGCTGTGTGGGTTTAGACCATGTACAGTCAAGACCGGCATGCTGATGTCCTTAATCTCTGCGTTGCCCAGTTTGAGCCAGATTCTGCTGACTATATCAAAGTGAGTATATTTTCTAGTTTCTAAAGTATGAGCTTAAGCATGGTTATGAGTAAGGTTTTTAATATAGCAAATGAGTTAAGTTATAAGCTTTGATTCAGGGTGAAGAGAAGGGGAATACCTGAACACCTGTTAAGGAAGGACCTGATGTTTAACAGGTATTTCATCCTTACAATACCCTTGAGTTAAGGCTGAGAGAATTTAAGCTTGCGGAGTTTAGTAgcttgccctagtcggtttggctcagtggatagagcgtggcctgcggactggaaggtcctgggttcgattccagtaagggcacatggtgggttgtgggctcgatccccagtagggggcatgcaggaggcagacaattaatgattctctctcatcgattttttttttgatgtttctatctccctctccctgcttctctaaaatcaataaaagtatatattttttaaaaagtagcttgCTAAAAGTTGTACAGCTAGTGAGTGATGACCAAAGTCTGTTCTTTTTTCAATTTATCATAAAGGAACAAAGTTACTTACAGAAATTTACCAAAATGCAGTGTGTTTAATCACCGAAGTACCTTTTATGTGTAAGGTAGTACTGTAGATAGTACAGATGATGACAGCAGCTAGGACAGTGTGTGCTGTGTCAAAGCTTGCAGTCCAGAAGTGATTGTGGGGAAGGGTGCTACAGAAGCATACAGATAATTATCACCTCAGTCTAAGATGTTAGGTGCTCAGAGGTTACAAAGTGCCCTCAGGAAAGGCTTCATAGGTTTCTTAAAAGGGGTTCTAAAAGGGCAGGGAACATGGCGGGTGGAGTTGGGTGAGGAGAGGTGTCTCAGGTAGAGGGGAGGGCAGTATGAGCAGGCAGGAAACAACAGTGAATGCCTGAGACATGACCAATCATCTGGTGTGGCTGTGTATGTAGGGGTGGTCAGGGTTAGACTAGAGGGGTAGGAGGGGCCCTACCACAGGTGACCTTAgatgccaggctgaggaacctggACTTCAATCAGCAGAAAGCCTGTGATCATAGGAATGCCCTCATCAAAGTCTTCATTTCAGAAGATCAAGGACTCAAGGAATGTTAGTTAATAAGATGGAAAGTAGTAGTTGATGGGATAGGGTAGTTGACGagctttgggggagggaggaggagaaggaggggggggaGTGAAAGaatattcttgatttctttttccccGCTAGTGACCAAGAAATAATGGTCCATTATTTCCAGTGGTTTCTCTATATGTGTGCTTCATAAACAGTGCTTGGCTGCTGAAAAGTAATTGATCTGGTTATAAATGTTTGGCAAACTTGTTCCAGGCTGCCATTTGTGTCTGCAGTGGAGGGTTGGTCTAAATCGTCTTTTGGTTAATGATAGTGGAGACAGATAGAAGTAAACCTGATTTTACTGATACTTTCTTGGGCAGTACTCATGCTAGTAAATGTATATCCAGTAATGCCACTCACTTCtttttatgtttctaaaaataatcGCATCTTATGTGGATAGGTTCATCATCAGACCTATGAAGATATAGATAAACATGGAAAATATGACCTTTTACGTTCAACAAGGCATTTTGGTGGAATGGCTTGGTATtttgtaaataagaaaaagattgaTGGTTTACTGATTGACCAGATTCAGAGAGATTTGTAAGTATGAACTTAATTCCTAAGTAAAGTAAATCTATATTTAAGCTGTGTTATTTTTCTAGTGATAAATGTACTGTCCAGTGACAAAGAGCTTTCACTTAACTCAGTTTATTTATGGGTTTGTTCTTTCAGCACAACCCAGTTTTCTGTGTTGTGTAAACAGAGCTAGATTCTTTGAAAGAGTAAGTGGCTTTGATCTGTCCTGTATGCCCGGATACTGACTGGTACCTGGCATGCCCGACGCTGgcggggggaggttggggggcggTGTGCTTGTTTTCCGGTAGGACTACTCTTAGGGCTTTTCAGTAAAAGTCATTAATTTATGAAAATGTTATAGCTTTCAAAGTTGCATGAAATGAATGTTGTATTTTAGCATGTAGACTGGTATGCGCTCAGCCTTCTTAGCTGAAGTAATAGTGTAATTTACAACTTGTGGTAGAATTGAAGAGAAATTTTTTTGGTTATGTTTCTGTTGATTGGGTTAGAAAGGCCAAAATAACAAGGACAAGAAACCAGCATGGCTGTACTAAAAAAGTCAACTTTCCACAAAAAGCCCTTGCTGGACTCAGGCGGTTTATTGCTACCTTCAGACTAAGGCCTTTTGACTCAGAGATTATCCACCAAGTAACCTGAACCATTCCTACTAAGGTAAGGCATTTGTAATTAGAAAGTGCCATAGGCATGGTCTAAGAAATACAGTCCATATTTGAAAACAGCATCATTTCTCATAGAAACAGCATTCCTAACCGTAGGTGATGTCCAGCCAGCCCACTTCAGCATGTGTAGTGGAATCCAGTGCAGAGGGCAGGAATATACACACCTTCGTCCCACATAAGCAGAGAGCAGGCTGGGGGTCATGAGGATGCTTCAAGTGAATTGCCTTTAGGTGCATTAGCTTTGACATCACCCGTGAATGGGTTTTCTTAAAGTTTCTGAAATGTAAGCATTCCGAAAGTATGTTACTATAAAAACAGAGTAACTTTTTTATAAGACATTAGAGCAACACAGAAATgcctttgaaaattaaatattttttatcaagGTGTACTAATATGTGATATAGTAATATCATGACATCTGGAGCAGTTTATCTGCATATGGGGAAGGAGTATTGTGTACTGAGTTAACCTTTCCTACTACTCTGCATAAGTAAAACTCTGGGATTCTGAACAACTTGCTGCAAACCCCAGGTTAGCCAGTAGAGGGTGCATGCCCTCGCTGAATGGAGCCCAGACCAGAATTTGGAATCAGCAAACATTTCAGACTTAAGTTCCACTGTTGGTTtttatatcctcacctgaggacatgttgatttttagagaaagagaaacattaatcacttgcctcctgtacacgccgggaccaggaatcaaacctgtaccCTAGGTATATGTTCTGACTGGGAAATGAGCtcataaccttttggtgtgtccaatgagctgagccacctggccagggcccattgaTAGTTTTGAATTgagtcttttaaaatctttttgaacatgtgcattattttttaaaatttcaaatatgggCTGTGTGTGAAGCTAAATTATTCTGTGGGACATAGGCATTATACTTTAGCATGAATGTAATGAAGCCCCAAACATGATTCTGCTATACAAAAAACAGTTAAACATGATTCTAACATATCCAAAGCTCTAAAGAGAATTATGTTTGtattttgaggaaatattttGTTGTCACATTTATTGGACTTTGTTAGACTATAACAAGCAGAATAGAtttataatgaacattttttaatgtttttccccTGGAAAGTTTTACTATATGAGCAGGTCTGGTTTCTCAGGGGATGGCTTTTTAGGGTGGATGGACCTTGGGGTAAGCCCTGAGCATTTCTCTAAGGCTTAAGAAATTCTTTACCTACTCCTGTCACCCCACCCTCTATCCCCCAGCTCAGGTAATAGGAAAGCAGGATCACTGCATTAGGGTGTCCTCACTCCACCCCAACCAGAAGCCAGTACATAGCAGAGCCTCAAAGCACAAGCATATTAgaagagttatttttaaataactgcttGTCCTTGAGGTGGCAAACAGGAGGAAGTTGTTGACTATGTTAGAAGTTAGTGACTGGTGAAGGATAGGGAAGTTTTAATGTTGATAAAAATTTAAGTACAATCCTGAATTATATTCTTGTTCTGGCTTTCCTTCATCTGATGTGCATAATTTCAAATTTGCTTCACTAGGATGCTAATTTTTAACTAATGGGTTCCTGTGAGTCTTTCCTTGGACTCCTAGGAGGCTTCTAATGGAGGCTCAATGAAAATTTCGTTAGGAGATGTCACCGCTAATACTTACAGGTGGTGGCTTTGAGCATCCCTTACCACCAGCCTCTGGCTCATGTGGGGTCAAGGGATATTCCTGCCCTCTGAGTTGGATGGATTACATTATCTGCAGGTGAAGAGGGTTGGCCTAGAAATCATCTACCATTAGCAATGTTGTTTCTATGAAAAATGATGCTGCTTCCAAGAATGCAGCCACTTTTAGAACATACTTTATAAACAGGGAACTGCCTGTAGAGACTCCTGCCCTACTACCTACTGCAGAGTTGGTATGAAGCCTAAATTAGCTAATTTCCCTGAAAATgccttcaaaaatataaaattttcttctgGCCCAAGGGAAACTTGAAATGTAATTTAGTTTTAAGTAGGCACGCCCTTTTATAGGACTGAGCAAACGGAGAAAAACAGTAAACCCTTTCTCTGTAGAGTCGATGATGCCACCAGCTTGGTCCAGCTGTACCACATCCTCCATCCAGATGGCCAGTCAGCTCAAGAGGCCAAGAAGCAGGCTGCTGAGGGATTACATTTAATTAAGGTAAAGGGACTTTTCCACGTTGGCTGTTGTGTGATAACTAAGTTGGGAAGAATTCTGAAATACGTCATATTTAATGGTAACTAACCAGGTCTGTGATCTTGAAATAGTGATTAGAGCCCCTGTATTTCTTCAGTCTGGACACTAGAAACAGGTAGGCTGGGGTAGTTACAGCAGTTCAGATGGTGGGACAGCTGCCCCCCGTTCTTCGGAGTCCTGTCATCTGATGACATCACCAGCAGGGCATGGTGGTCCATGTCCCCAGTCATGGGCTACCTTCTTATTCAGGTTTCCAGAAGGGGAGATGGTGGTGCTTGCATATACCAAGCCTTAGTTGCATTATTGTTTTGAACTGCAGATGTCTCAAACATGTTCCTCTGTAAAATCTTTAGAATTGATATTGATATGATTTTTTAGGAAGGGGCGTTCACTGTGTAATTTTCATCTCTTCTAATGCTCAGAATAGACATGGTTTGTGGATCTGGCTTCTATCCCAACATTATCTATGCATTTGCAAAGTAGTTATACAGCAATCAGTGATGTGAACAGTctaagaggaacagagagaaactGCAGTACAAACACTGGTTTTCTGTGATAAGCCAGATAAAGCAAAATGCTTTAAAGTGAAAAATTAGTTTGCTGATACTAACCTTCCAGATttctcttgaaaaaaatttttctagcCCAAGGGAAACTTGAACATAAGGGGGTTTTCATTTTATCCAGCAGAAGGTGCAATgtcaggttttattattttttttctgaaagaggaCATAGCCATACTAGGGCACTTCTGGTGGTTAGTATTAATTAGTATTGCTTGAACTGGgctgtttttctgtctctgtagtgtgcttatcctatctaataaaagagtaatatgcaaattgaccatcactccaacacacaagatggtcagcagtcctggattgtgagagggatgtccgactgcccatttaggcccgaactggtaggatcgggcctaaatgggcagtcggacatccctcgaggggtcccagattggagagggtgcagctgggctgagggacaccccccccgcacgaattttgtggggcctctagttgctatattttaattgtttcacAAGGAAAACAATTGTGAAACTTGGAAGGCTTTTTAAACTGGTGCTCTGCTACTACAGAAATGTTAGTCtataaagtgataaaaataatatatgttctgctttaaaactttttttttttttccatttaaacagGTTTTTGCAAAAACAGAAGCACAGAATGGAGCATATATAGAATTAACACTACAGGCTTATCAAGAAGCTTCCATTAGCCAATCTGTAgcttcctgaaaatatttttcaaataaatttcattttgctAAATACTAACTAGCTTTCTGTTAATATTGATTGATCTGAGTGTTTAAAATTGTCAAAATCAAAAGGTACTTACGATTTGGAGTTccctatttgtttttttcttaagttcCAAATAGTGGCCCTACcacaaaaagaaaacttgtaTTGAGTGCCTGGATATTAGTTTCCCTAATCACATAAGGTAAGGTAAGTGCAGTGTAAGAAGAAAAAGTACCATGCCTTCTGCTTTCAGACCTGGATTTCCAGAGACAGAGCAAGACTGAGGGGAGTGATGTAATGAGATTAAGAAAAATGTGGTTGGTGGTATGTGAAAATATGACTTAGTGATGCAGAGAGAATGCAGGCTGATCTGCACAGTGAGGTGTAGTTTTGGCCCAGCCTTCTAAAGTAGATGCTATTTTCTTAATTAGAAACTTGAAGAGATTTCACTAATTCAAAAGATTTTATGAGATACGGTCCAATGACAGTATGAAAAAGCCAAAGTCCTTGTCTATTTTAGTGAACAGGAGGGCACAGCACAGTGTTCACACACAATTTAAGGAGTTTCCTCTCGGCGTCCCAGAGCAACAATTAATACCTGTCCATAATCTGTTTAGTCCTTAAATGGGAAACATTACATTCAGTCATCCAAAATCTCTTCATCCAGGTTGATATCTGTTGTGTCAATATCTTCTAAATCCAAATTATCCAAATCTTCTAGTTCCAGTAAACtctacaaagaaaaggaaaagagttaTATAGTTCTGTGTTAAAGAAAAGTTAGCTCTGATTTATGATCCAACGAGAACTAAATACAGGCATATCTCAGTGCTactgcaggttcagttccagaccaccacaataaaacaAGTCACATCAATAAAACAAGTCACATCAATTTTGTCTCCCAGTGCATACAAAAGTTATGTTTATGatatactgtagtctattaacACATGAGGACGGATcatgagaattctttaaaaagttattagcttgtaagaacatgtaataacttcaaaatgcaatgggtatttaattttaaagcgtgccttgtttttttgtacttgttcaatagaaacttagcaataaaactactggtccacaatgtgttaagttTGCAATAGTATTATGTCTAAacatgtacataccttaatttaaagaatttactactaaaaaatgctaaccatcatctgagccctCAGTGAGTCAATATTTTTGCTAGGAGGCTtaccttcaattttttaaaaatgcagtaactgtgaagtgcaataaaatgaggcatGCCTGTAGTCTGTCAAAAAGGGTCCCTtcccatttccaagtccctgctcTGAAACTGATTCCATCACTTAAAATGGGAAGTTTGGGGGTGGTGATCataccttttcttctttgttgGCTGTGTGGGATTCTATGATAACCGGAGTAGGAGAAGCAGGTTTCCCATCAAGTTCCTGAAAGCCCAAGtggaaatacatataaaaatagtaatttgtTCAGGAATTCAAAGATTCCCCCCAAGGGAAAGCTAACAGGATTAGGAAGTGGAAGACAGTACTTAATCAACAAATCTCAACCAGATTACTTCATGTAGCATTCTACTGACCTGTTGAGTTGCAGACCTTGAGGGCTGAAAGCCTTTTGCCTCTTccatgacatttctttcttcatttggcTATCAGAgaataaagcaataataaaatgaagtgtTTTGAAGTTGTAATTCATCTATGAAGTTGGCTTAAATCTCAGACATTGGCTCTTATTCCAACAACAATATGCAGTACAGTTCAAAACATTGAGTCGTGAGTGCGCACTCACCGTGACAAGTGGGTATTGCTTAGCTGGCAACAGGTCAGCATGTGTTTCCTTCACCCATTCTTCCACAACAAAGGCTTCTTTTAATCCAGGAAAAAGGTTCTCATACTCTGTTGGATCAGCAAGGGATTCCGCTGCTTTCTGATTGACTTTTGAGAGATTTTCTCTCCACAGTTTAACCACCCTAATATAGATATCATGGAACCAAAGGGAGACTAAATAAGTGTGCTGCTTTTATTTGAAACATTTCTTCCTAAAATTAAAAGTCTGTACCTTGAAACCTGACTGGGTAAGTAAGTCCGGGCCAGGAAAGCAGCTTCTGGCAGTCGTCCAGTCCTGATCAAGAGCTCTAGGCAAGCATCGAGCCTGAAGATGGAAAAGGAGAGGCACTGTCACCACGAATAAACACGGTAACCCTGGCATTTCACAATTAAAGAAGCATGGACCTAGTGTTTGACAGTCAGCATTCCCTCCCCAACGCCCACACATACTCATTTTGTCACTGAGCCATCTAACCTGTCATCACCTGTGTGTTCCACAACCAGTGGACTCCAGTTGTTGTGATGGGTGAGAAAGCTTTTGTGACCATTTTCCACCTCCTTAACTTTTAACAACTAAGGAGAATTGAAAGGGGCTTTTTCAAGACACGTTAAGGCAGTTGAGATGAGCACCTTTTAAAGGCTTCAGGAGGTAGGGTTGAGGGCAATGTCTCCATTATGGCCTGTGCTGGACAGTCCAGTGGGAAAATACCCAGTgtcttattttaaatgtgttttagaattaaaattcTTTGGATTTTAGAAAGGTAATACAGTACATATACATTACCTAATATCAGTATCAAAAATCAATATTCTGCAATAACAAATACTACATTCTATAAAAGTAAAAGTATTTCAGAGTTAAGGTcat
This window encodes:
- the MRPS22 gene encoding 28S ribosomal protein S22, mitochondrial isoform X2, translating into MAALRASVLSRSLPKGPQGAERICFRVRARPQPGALLQPLPGPCGAGMPCRWLGSEAETGSSETKKPAFMDEEVQSILTKMTGLNLQKTFKPAIQALKPPAYKLMTQEQLEEATRKAVEAAKVRLKMPPVLEERKPINDVLAEDKILEGTETAKYVFTDITYSIPHRERFIVVREPSGTLRKASWEERDRMIQVYFPKEGRKTLTPIIFKEENLKTMYSQDRHADVLNLCVAQFEPDSADYIKVHHQTYEDIDKHGKYDLLRSTRHFGGMAWYFVNKKKIDGLLIDQIQRDLKAKITRTRNQHGCTKKVNFPQKALAGLRRFIATFRLRPFDSEIIHQVT
- the MRPS22 gene encoding 28S ribosomal protein S22, mitochondrial isoform X1, with translation MAALRASVLSRSLPKGPQGAERICFRVRARPQPGALLQPLPGPCGAGMPCRWLGSEAETGSSETKKPAFMDEEVQSILTKMTGLNLQKTFKPAIQALKPPAYKLMTQEQLEEATRKAVEAAKVRLKMPPVLEERKPINDVLAEDKILEGTETAKYVFTDITYSIPHRERFIVVREPSGTLRKASWEERDRMIQVYFPKEGRKTLTPIIFKEENLKTMYSQDRHADVLNLCVAQFEPDSADYIKVHHQTYEDIDKHGKYDLLRSTRHFGGMAWYFVNKKKIDGLLIDQIQRDLVDDATSLVQLYHILHPDGQSAQEAKKQAAEGLHLIKVFAKTEAQNGAYIELTLQAYQEASISQSVAS